The Desmonostoc muscorum LEGE 12446 genome includes a region encoding these proteins:
- a CDS encoding CHAT domain-containing protein: MRDVYDGLRLRTSRIILIALSAFLITITPTWPQNFSGFFFAPQVLAQTPNQQQTETVTGSFIDYFAEERQFKGHEGSVNSASFSPDGKLIVTAGADNTARIWDFTGKQVAELVGHQGNVKSANFSPDGKLIVTASFDGTARVWDVSGKQLVELKGHQGNVYSANFSPDSKQIVTVSADKTVRIWDISGKQLTQITGHENIVNCAKFSPDSKRIITASADKTARVWNLSGRLLTELKGHTDTVWSASFSPDGKQIVTASDDKTARIWDVSGKQLAVLQGHQNSVLSASFSQNNQQIVTASVDYTALIWESSGKLVGKLQGHEGSVNSADWSQDGKWIVTASVDGTTWMWNAAEKLLTELRSFNITREISSISFSPDGKQILIGSGDNSVLLWDISSQQVRLFNKNGKGAKYAHFSPDGKFIVTSDMGYFQVWDKTGKLLTEVKDNENLIQGAYFSPDGQCIITSSQNDIFFIWNISGKLLTKIKGFGADLSPDGKKIITFSGKTAYVWDISGKQIAELKGHQKDIEYASFSPDGQHIITASFNGAKVYVWNSSGSLLTVLQSITSASFSPDGKLIASSGETSTGTTYGLWDLSGKLVAELEGFTLTYPGLKSHFSPDGKLILTQGWDQKTLFIHNISGKLLAEIKAPHGNISSIDFSPDGQKIITTSDDKSVRIWYLNSKYFNKQTFAEIPSAETIEPQGQVEHPYAFISVSSDGKRIITPSDKNTARVWDISGKLVAELKGNQNYVTQASFSSDGQHIVTRSDDDTILWDSSGKLLAVLDRYSNTASFSPNSKQIVIDAKIYDISGKLLTELKGHQDRVYDANFSHDGKLIVTASEDATARIWNLSGKLLAELKGHKDRVITAKFSPNGKLVATSSYDKTVRIWDIYGKLLTEIPGNQDAIFSPLFKFSPDGKQIIIASGNTAWIRDISGKLLAELQKHPTSISEVNFSPNGNLIVTTSEFNSVYVWDTSGNLLAEIEGGFYGANFTPDGNRIVTVSTNKIPQLWNISGKLLAEFREGTEFEISSAVFSPDGKLIVTASRDKIARMWDLSGKLIAELKWYQGNINESIFFPDINNAIFSPDGKLIVTTTSSDNIARIWDTKGNLLLELVGHELGINSASFSPDGKFIVTASKDKTARVWDKFARQIAELKGHQGEVESAYFSLDGKLIVTASVFDNTRLWDISGKLLAELKEGDRSFIRTSSASTNFSPDGKLIVEVSEGLTPRIWSISGKLLVELKGHKDIISSANFSPDGKLIVTASKDQTARLWNLSGKLLAELKGHTNSVLSANFSPDGKLIVTVSADKTARVWDITGKLLVELKGHQDYVNSASFSPDSKQIVTASDDGTSRVWNTSGKQLAILSLASPPSSPKVEADRLRDLEFYAPNCAQALDPWQKALKIYQEISDNENQAVILEQLGKAHYCLSDYTKAIESYKNALEIATKFNYSQRQVNNLANLGNVYNSLADYETATKYYNDALKILEQYQDTQLKAEVLQSRGNIYIAQGKYNEAIQDLLQALAIDNNASSIAKTKVNLASVYYSLGDYNKAIQYYKEALELTPSEALGGLGNVYLALGDTAKAIEFHSSSLAKAQQNEDKEAEGNALNNLANYLRQAGKFAEAEKYLRSAIAIWENLRIQLDDANKISIFEKQTRTYRLLQEVLIAQNKITEALEISERGRARAFIDLLNKRLSPNQTEQSKLPAVNIEQIKQIAKNENATLVQYSIITDEFKVDGKLQTQESELYIWVIKPTGEVSFHSSDLKPLWQKENTTLAKLVTTSRQSIGVRGRGAVYVSAKPDATKAKQKLQRSHELLIKPIADILPSNPNDRVIFIPQGELFLVPFPALQYDQDKYLIEKHTILTAPSIQVLDFTSKQKRRVETLNAKSLIVGNPTMPKVELEPGKPPEQLKDLPWAEKEAKDIASILKTQALTGKQASKTAILQKISQAEIIHFATHGLLDDNRGLGSAIALAPSNKDNGLLTAEEILNLKLNADLVVLSACDTGRGRITGDGVIGLSRSLISAGVPSVIVSLWAVDDNSTSFLMTEFYNNLQQKLDKATALRKAMLTTMQKYPQPLNWAAFTLIGES; this comes from the coding sequence ATGCGCGATGTTTACGACGGGCTACGCCTACGCACAAGCAGAATCATTTTAATCGCTTTGAGTGCTTTTTTGATAACAATTACACCTACATGGCCGCAGAATTTCTCCGGATTTTTCTTTGCGCCCCAGGTGTTAGCGCAAACACCAAATCAGCAGCAAACTGAGACTGTCACTGGAAGTTTTATTGATTACTTTGCAGAAGAGAGACAATTTAAAGGGCATGAGGGTAGTGTTAACAGCGCTAGTTTTAGTCCTGACGGTAAGTTAATTGTGACTGCTGGTGCTGATAACACCGCCCGTATCTGGGATTTTACAGGAAAGCAGGTAGCAGAATTAGTTGGGCATCAAGGCAATGTTAAAAGTGCGAATTTTAGCCCGGATGGGAAGTTGATTGTCACCGCATCTTTTGATGGTACTGCTCGTGTTTGGGATGTTTCAGGCAAACAGCTAGTTGAGCTAAAAGGACATCAAGGTAATGTTTATAGTGCGAATTTTAGCCCGGATAGTAAACAGATAGTAACGGTAAGTGCAGATAAAACCGTCCGTATTTGGGATATTTCCGGCAAGCAACTAACACAAATTACAGGGCATGAAAACATTGTTAACTGTGCTAAGTTTAGCCCAGATAGCAAGCGGATAATTACCGCCTCTGCTGATAAAACTGCACGGGTGTGGAATTTGTCAGGGAGGTTGCTAACGGAGTTAAAAGGGCATACTGACACAGTTTGGAGTGCGAGTTTTAGTCCAGATGGTAAGCAAATTGTTACTGCATCGGATGATAAAACTGCGCGTATTTGGGATGTGTCAGGCAAGCAGTTGGCAGTACTGCAAGGTCATCAAAATAGTGTACTCAGTGCAAGTTTTAGTCAAAACAATCAACAGATTGTTACTGCATCTGTTGACTACACTGCTTTAATTTGGGAATCTTCAGGGAAGTTAGTAGGAAAGTTGCAAGGGCATGAGGGAAGTGTTAATAGTGCTGACTGGAGCCAAGATGGAAAGTGGATTGTGACTGCTTCTGTTGACGGTACTACTTGGATGTGGAATGCTGCGGAAAAATTATTAACAGAATTACGAAGCTTTAACATTACCCGAGAAATAAGCTCTATTAGTTTTAGCCCAGATGGTAAACAGATCCTCATAGGATCAGGAGATAATTCCGTCCTCTTGTGGGATATTTCTAGTCAACAAGTAAGACTATTTAACAAAAATGGGAAGGGTGCTAAATATGCACATTTTAGTCCCGATGGCAAATTTATTGTTACTTCAGATATGGGTTATTTTCAGGTATGGGACAAAACTGGCAAGCTTTTAACTGAAGTTAAAGATAATGAAAATTTAATCCAAGGGGCTTACTTTAGCCCGGATGGACAGTGTATTATTACAAGTAGTCAAAACGATATTTTTTTTATATGGAATATATCTGGTAAGCTGCTAACAAAAATCAAAGGTTTTGGCGCTGACTTAAGTCCGGATGGAAAAAAAATTATTACATTTTCAGGTAAAACTGCATATGTGTGGGATATTTCAGGTAAGCAAATAGCAGAACTTAAAGGACATCAAAAAGATATTGAATATGCCAGTTTTAGTCCTGATGGACAGCACATTATTACCGCATCTTTTAATGGTGCTAAAGTCTATGTATGGAATTCTTCAGGTTCACTACTGACAGTCCTTCAAAGCATTACCTCTGCCAGTTTTAGTCCGGATGGAAAGCTAATTGCGTCTAGTGGGGAAACTTCTACCGGAACAACTTATGGTTTATGGGATTTATCTGGCAAACTTGTGGCGGAACTAGAAGGCTTTACACTAACATATCCTGGTTTGAAATCACATTTTAGTCCAGATGGAAAGCTTATTTTAACCCAAGGCTGGGATCAAAAAACTCTTTTTATACATAATATCTCTGGCAAATTACTAGCAGAAATTAAAGCTCCTCATGGCAATATCAGCAGTATTGACTTTAGCCCTGATGGACAGAAAATAATTACTACATCAGATGACAAAAGTGTTCGTATTTGGTATCTCAACAGCAAGTATTTCAATAAACAGACTTTTGCCGAAATACCTTCTGCTGAAACAATAGAACCTCAAGGTCAAGTAGAACATCCCTATGCTTTCATTAGTGTAAGTTCTGATGGCAAGCGTATTATTACCCCATCAGATAAAAACACGGCTCGCGTGTGGGATATCTCAGGCAAGTTAGTGGCAGAACTTAAAGGAAATCAGAACTATGTGACTCAGGCTAGTTTTAGCTCAGATGGACAGCACATTGTTACTAGATCTGATGATGATACTATCCTGTGGGATTCTTCAGGCAAATTACTAGCAGTCCTTGATAGATACTCCAACACTGCCAGTTTTAGCCCAAACAGCAAACAGATAGTTATCGATGCTAAAATTTATGATATTTCAGGTAAATTACTGACAGAACTCAAAGGTCATCAGGATAGAGTTTATGATGCTAATTTTAGCCACGATGGAAAGCTAATTGTGACTGCATCTGAAGATGCTACTGCTCGTATTTGGAATTTGTCTGGAAAGTTATTGGCTGAACTTAAAGGACATAAAGATAGAGTTATAACTGCGAAATTTAGCCCGAATGGAAAGCTAGTTGCTACTTCATCATATGACAAAACTGTGCGTATTTGGGATATTTATGGCAAGCTGTTAACTGAAATACCAGGAAATCAAGATGCTATTTTTAGCCCTTTGTTTAAGTTCAGTCCAGATGGAAAACAGATTATCATTGCATCGGGCAACACAGCTTGGATACGGGACATTTCTGGAAAGCTGTTGGCGGAACTTCAAAAACATCCAACAAGTATCTCAGAAGTAAATTTTAGCCCAAATGGGAATTTGATTGTTACTACATCTGAATTCAACAGTGTATACGTTTGGGATACTTCCGGCAATCTGCTTGCAGAAATTGAAGGAGGGTTCTATGGAGCTAATTTTACTCCTGATGGAAATAGGATTGTTACTGTATCTACGAATAAGATACCGCAATTATGGAATATATCAGGCAAACTGCTAGCAGAATTTAGAGAAGGTACTGAATTTGAGATTAGCAGTGCTGTTTTTAGTCCCGATGGAAAACTGATTGTTACTGCATCTCGTGACAAAATTGCCCGTATGTGGGATCTATCTGGTAAGCTAATTGCTGAACTAAAATGGTATCAAGGTAACATTAACGAAAGCATTTTTTTCCCAGACATAAATAATGCCATTTTTAGTCCAGATGGAAAACTAATTGTTACCACCACATCTAGCGACAATATCGCTCGTATATGGGACACCAAAGGTAATTTGCTGTTGGAATTGGTAGGTCACGAGTTAGGTATTAACAGCGCGAGTTTTAGCCCAGATGGAAAGTTCATTGTCACTGCATCGAAGGACAAAACTGCTCGTGTGTGGGATAAGTTTGCCAGACAGATAGCAGAACTCAAAGGGCATCAAGGCGAAGTTGAAAGTGCTTATTTTAGCTTAGATGGAAAGTTGATTGTTACAGCATCCGTTTTTGACAATACACGCTTATGGGATATCTCTGGCAAGTTATTAGCCGAATTGAAAGAAGGGGATCGCAGCTTTATTCGTACTTCTAGTGCCAGTACTAATTTTAGCCCAGATGGAAAACTGATTGTTGAAGTATCAGAAGGGTTGACTCCTCGTATTTGGAGTATATCTGGCAAACTACTGGTAGAACTTAAAGGTCATAAAGATATTATCAGCAGTGCAAATTTCAGTCCTGATGGAAAATTGATTGTCACTGCATCCAAAGACCAGACTGCCCGTTTGTGGAATTTGTCTGGCAAACTACTGGCAGAACTTAAAGGTCATACTAACTCGGTATTGAGTGCTAATTTTAGTCCGGATGGCAAACTAATTGTTACTGTATCAGCTGACAAAACTGCTCGTGTGTGGGATATAACTGGAAAACTGCTAGTAGAACTTAAAGGGCATCAAGATTACGTTAATAGTGCTAGTTTCAGCCCAGATAGTAAGCAGATTGTTACCGCATCGGATGACGGAACCTCTCGCGTGTGGAACACCTCTGGTAAACAGCTAGCGATTCTAAGTCTAGCTTCTCCTCCGTCTTCCCCCAAAGTGGAAGCAGACAGACTACGCGATCTCGAATTCTACGCCCCCAACTGCGCCCAAGCACTCGACCCTTGGCAAAAAGCTCTAAAAATCTATCAAGAAATTTCCGACAACGAAAACCAAGCTGTCATCCTTGAACAACTCGGTAAAGCTCATTATTGCCTCAGCGACTACACCAAAGCCATCGAATCCTACAAGAATGCTTTAGAAATTGCCACAAAATTCAACTATTCCCAAAGACAAGTCAATAACCTCGCCAATCTCGGAAATGTTTACAATTCCTTAGCTGACTATGAAACAGCAACTAAGTATTACAATGATGCTTTAAAAATTCTAGAGCAGTACCAAGACACACAACTCAAAGCAGAAGTTTTACAAAGTCGCGGCAATATTTACATCGCTCAAGGTAAATATAACGAAGCAATTCAAGACTTATTGCAAGCATTAGCTATTGACAACAACGCCTCTAGCATTGCTAAAACTAAAGTTAATTTGGCAAGTGTCTACTATTCTTTAGGCGACTACAACAAAGCCATTCAATATTACAAAGAAGCTTTGGAATTGACTCCCAGTGAAGCACTCGGAGGCTTAGGTAATGTTTATCTTGCACTTGGCGATACGGCAAAGGCAATTGAGTTTCATTCTTCAAGTTTAGCAAAAGCACAACAGAATGAAGATAAAGAAGCTGAAGGTAATGCTTTAAACAATCTTGCTAATTATCTTCGCCAAGCAGGTAAATTTGCTGAAGCTGAAAAATATTTGCGTTCGGCGATCGCTATTTGGGAAAACCTCCGGATTCAATTAGACGATGCCAACAAAATATCTATCTTTGAAAAGCAAACTCGCACCTACCGCCTCCTACAAGAAGTGTTGATTGCTCAGAATAAAATCACTGAAGCCTTGGAAATATCTGAACGTGGTAGGGCGAGAGCTTTTATTGATTTACTCAATAAACGATTATCCCCTAATCAAACAGAGCAATCAAAACTACCAGCAGTGAATATTGAACAGATTAAACAAATTGCTAAAAACGAAAATGCAACCCTGGTTCAATATTCAATTATTACTGATGAATTCAAAGTTGATGGCAAACTGCAAACTCAAGAATCGGAACTATATATTTGGGTTATCAAACCCACAGGTGAAGTGAGTTTTCACTCTTCTGACCTCAAACCCCTGTGGCAAAAGGAGAATACAACATTAGCAAAACTCGTTACCACGAGTCGTCAATCCATTGGTGTCAGAGGACGCGGTGCTGTTTACGTGAGTGCCAAACCTGATGCAACCAAAGCAAAGCAAAAATTACAGCGATCGCACGAATTGCTCATTAAACCCATTGCAGATATCCTACCCAGTAACCCCAATGACCGAGTTATCTTTATCCCTCAAGGTGAGTTATTTCTTGTTCCTTTCCCCGCGTTGCAATATGACCAAGATAAATACCTAATTGAAAAACACACTATTCTCACAGCGCCATCAATTCAAGTATTGGATTTCACATCCAAGCAAAAACGACGTGTAGAGACGTTAAATGCCAAGTCTTTAATTGTCGGTAATCCGACGATGCCAAAAGTGGAGTTGGAACCAGGAAAACCCCCTGAACAATTAAAAGATTTACCTTGGGCCGAAAAGGAAGCTAAAGATATTGCCTCAATCCTCAAAACGCAAGCTCTAACAGGTAAGCAAGCCAGCAAAACCGCTATTTTACAGAAGATTTCCCAAGCCGAAATTATTCACTTTGCTACCCACGGCTTACTTGATGATAACCGGGGATTGGGAAGTGCGATCGCTCTTGCTCCCTCCAATAAAGATAACGGTTTGCTCACCGCCGAAGAAATCTTAAACCTCAAGCTAAATGCAGATTTAGTCGTTCTCAGTGCTTGTGACACCGGACGCGGACGCATTACTGGTGATGGTGTAATTGGTTTATCTCGTTCTTTAATTAGCGCAGGTGTCCCCAGTGTCATTGTCTCCTTGTGGGCTGTTGATGATAATTCCACATCATTTCTAATGACCGAGTTCTATAACAATCTGCAACAAAAGCTTGACAAAGCTACGGCATTGAGAAAAGCCATGCTCACAACAATGCAAAAATATCCCCAACCCTTAAATTGGGCTGCATTTACCTTGATTGGGGAATCGTGA
- a CDS encoding S8 family serine peptidase, producing the protein MKRITSGILLTGFVWSGLGIFSLPPQVTAVAQTQEDGNLFYLYKGQRISLNQRQDTIAVAFKKVATRNLAAPPLYLQLQQDLQSSIRTTTPPRVSPLGENYAVVSLPTGTRDAVQQNIQQQPYVQTTLPVLSRSQRQEIIVIPNEIIISFDAKVTQAQRQTILEQNNLAIVRPLRFNRDRYIVKSTVATGTKILTTANQLNEVKGVTSATPNFIQSITDQNLQTASKQVANLKAAGDWGFGKILPSSQSPAPSPQSPIPNPQSPVPNSQSPVPSPQSPVPSPQSTRSISPKTSLLGFAWHLDSLPLKQCLQQEISSWESLQTCLQKPNAATKSAVPRTDIRVTDAWKRSNGGRGVVVAVIDSLIQWDHPDLADNLYTVKAADKCPGEVHGWDFSTSNDSSDPCENGDADTRISPVELAILAAKFQDTFQLSDAKLVQQYPQEALEVKQNNPDYSLEQIASVLRYVFRTYKIGAEFHGTYVSGTIAAKPQNGEGVVGVAPNAQILPVRLFGLNGSYSPSAYIEAIGYAADRGADIINLSLGGSLPTPGEEEAIADVLKAHPKLVIVAAAGNENLSQVSFPAAYTGVVAVGATNILGNRAPYSNYGKGLDVVAPGGDLNTPGLLGGIPTTGGTWLDAFWQGIPNPESRWSSVLDPKGKYWWVQGTSFSSPAVAGIVALMKGENREISRNRLVSILKSTATYQGLSMSSQEAKLYDSQQSKGAIPSSIKGQQYFFGKGLVNADAAVQAVKKGR; encoded by the coding sequence ATGAAACGCATTACATCTGGCATTTTACTAACTGGTTTTGTTTGGTCTGGCTTGGGTATATTCTCTCTCCCACCACAAGTTACCGCAGTTGCTCAAACCCAAGAGGATGGTAATTTATTTTACCTGTATAAAGGACAACGCATTTCCCTAAACCAACGCCAAGATACGATCGCAGTTGCCTTTAAAAAAGTAGCAACTCGTAATCTCGCAGCCCCACCCCTGTACCTCCAACTCCAGCAAGACTTACAGAGTAGTATTCGCACAACTACTCCACCAAGGGTTAGTCCTTTGGGCGAAAATTATGCAGTGGTTAGTTTGCCAACGGGAACTAGGGATGCTGTGCAGCAGAATATTCAACAGCAACCTTATGTGCAAACTACTTTACCAGTGCTGAGTCGCAGCCAACGCCAAGAAATTATCGTTATCCCTAACGAAATTATCATCAGCTTTGATGCTAAGGTGACCCAAGCTCAAAGACAGACAATTTTAGAGCAAAATAATTTAGCCATCGTCCGTCCATTGCGCTTTAACCGCGATCGCTATATAGTTAAATCCACTGTTGCCACTGGCACAAAAATTCTCACTACTGCCAATCAGCTAAACGAAGTCAAGGGAGTTACTTCTGCCACACCCAACTTCATCCAATCCATTACTGACCAAAATCTCCAAACCGCGAGTAAACAAGTTGCCAATCTGAAGGCGGCTGGCGATTGGGGATTCGGAAAAATCTTACCTAGTTCTCAATCCCCAGCCCCCAGTCCCCAATCCCCAATCCCCAATCCCCAATCCCCAGTCCCCAATTCCCAATCCCCAGTCCCCAGTCCCCAATCCCCAGTCCCCAGTCCCCAATCTACCAGAAGCATTTCCCCAAAAACCAGCTTATTAGGATTCGCGTGGCATTTGGATAGCTTACCCCTCAAACAATGTCTGCAACAGGAGATATCTAGCTGGGAATCACTGCAAACTTGTCTGCAAAAACCAAATGCAGCGACAAAATCGGCTGTACCTCGCACAGATATTCGGGTTACAGATGCCTGGAAACGTAGCAACGGCGGACGCGGTGTAGTTGTGGCAGTTATAGATAGTTTGATTCAATGGGATCATCCCGATTTGGCAGATAATTTGTATACAGTGAAAGCTGCTGATAAATGTCCTGGGGAAGTCCACGGCTGGGATTTTTCTACAAGCAATGATAGCAGCGATCCCTGCGAAAACGGTGATGCTGATACTCGCATCAGCCCGGTAGAACTGGCTATTCTCGCTGCCAAATTTCAAGATACCTTCCAATTATCTGACGCCAAATTAGTTCAGCAATACCCCCAAGAAGCCCTAGAGGTGAAGCAAAACAACCCAGATTACTCTCTAGAACAAATCGCTAGTGTTTTACGTTACGTTTTTCGCACTTATAAAATAGGCGCGGAGTTTCACGGCACTTATGTCAGTGGAACCATTGCTGCTAAACCGCAAAATGGTGAAGGAGTAGTAGGCGTGGCTCCCAACGCTCAAATTTTACCAGTGCGGTTGTTTGGGTTGAATGGCAGTTATAGTCCTTCTGCCTACATTGAAGCCATTGGCTATGCTGCCGATCGCGGTGCTGATATCATTAATCTTAGTCTGGGTGGTAGTTTGCCAACTCCGGGAGAAGAAGAAGCGATCGCAGATGTTCTCAAAGCACATCCTAAACTAGTAATTGTGGCTGCTGCTGGCAACGAAAACTTAAGCCAAGTATCTTTTCCTGCCGCTTACACAGGAGTAGTTGCAGTTGGGGCAACTAATATTCTCGGTAATCGTGCGCCCTACAGTAACTATGGTAAAGGATTAGATGTAGTTGCACCCGGAGGCGACCTAAATACACCAGGATTATTGGGTGGAATTCCCACCACAGGCGGTACTTGGCTGGATGCTTTTTGGCAAGGTATCCCGAATCCTGAATCTCGTTGGTCTTCTGTGCTTGATCCTAAAGGTAAATACTGGTGGGTGCAGGGTACTTCTTTCTCTTCGCCAGCTGTAGCGGGGATAGTGGCATTAATGAAAGGAGAAAATAGAGAAATTAGCAGAAACCGCTTGGTTAGTATCCTCAAATCTACAGCCACTTATCAAGGATTGAGTATGTCTTCACAAGAGGCCAAATTATATGATTCACAACAAAGTAAAGGTGCAATTCCTTCCTCAATTAAAGGTCAGCAGTACTTCTTTGGTAAAGGATTAGTCAACGCTGATGCAGCGGTGCAGGCGGTGAAAAAGGGGCGATAA
- a CDS encoding Uma2 family endonuclease, protein MNVVTPKRFTIDEYHRLIELEFLKESDRIELIRGELIQMVAKGTPHTFCTTRLCRQLDRLLGDAAVVRCQEPIILPSDSEPEPDVAIARGNETDYLPHHPYPEDIFLVIEISDSTLNYDQTTKLEVYAEAGISDYWIVNLNLRQLERYSQPYQNAQGKFNYLGKQISLPHQSVAIPGFEDVLLDLSRIFPTVVGA, encoded by the coding sequence ATGAACGTTGTCACACCAAAGCGATTTACTATTGACGAATATCATCGGCTGATTGAACTGGAATTTCTAAAGGAGAGCGATCGCATCGAGTTGATTCGCGGAGAACTAATTCAAATGGTAGCCAAAGGCACACCTCATACATTTTGCACAACTCGGCTTTGTAGACAACTGGATCGATTGCTGGGCGATGCGGCTGTTGTGCGTTGTCAAGAGCCAATCATACTACCATCAGATAGTGAACCTGAACCAGATGTGGCGATCGCACGGGGAAATGAAACTGACTATCTTCCCCATCATCCTTATCCTGAAGATATTTTTTTAGTGATTGAAATTTCCGACTCAACCCTAAATTATGACCAAACAACAAAGTTAGAAGTGTACGCAGAAGCCGGAATTTCTGATTATTGGATTGTCAATTTAAATCTTCGCCAACTTGAGCGTTATAGCCAACCTTATCAAAATGCTCAAGGCAAATTCAATTATCTGGGCAAGCAGATATCTTTGCCACATCAGTCAGTGGCGATTCCTGGATTTGAAGATGTTTTATTAGACTTGAGTCGGATTTTTCCTACGGTTGTAGGTGCTTAG